A window from Populus trichocarpa isolate Nisqually-1 chromosome 3, P.trichocarpa_v4.1, whole genome shotgun sequence encodes these proteins:
- the LOC7496542 gene encoding protein TIFY 9: MKMSRGTVELDFFGMSKENRSSSSKPKCFNRQRSFRDIQSAISKINPELLKSVIASGSASNKATPANGNQLSNKAFSVPSTPKQDLPPFPALPVYFPLPRLNLENPPETAPLTIFYNGTVAVFDVPRDKAENILKLAEKGFSKTVVESVADPRTDHQQKLLESLDGDLPIARRKSLQRFLEKRKERLTSATPYACTPKTRF; encoded by the exons ATGAAAATGTCGAGAGGAACCGTTGAACTTGATTTCTTTGGCATGAGCAAAGAGAACCGCTCCTCCTCTTCCAAACCCAAGTGTTTTAATCGCCAAAGAAGCTTTCGAG ATATTCAGAGTGCCATTTCGAAAATAAATCCTGAGCTTCTAAAATCTGTGATTGCCTCTGGTTCTGCTTCCAACAAAGCTACTCCAGCTAACGGCAATCAGTTGTCAAACAAGGCATTCTCTGTGCCATCTACTCCTAAACAAGATCTGCCTCCATTTCCTGCTTTGCCTGTCTATTTCCCTCTCCCAAG GCTCAATTTGGAGAATCCTCCCGAAACCGCCCCCTTGACTATTTTCTACAACGGAACCGTCGCTGTTTTCGATGTCCCTCGAGACAAG gCGGAGAACATTTTGAAGCTTGCTGAGAAGGGATTCTCCAAGACCGTTGTTGAATCAGTAGCCGATCCAAGAACAGATCACCAACAAAAGCTTCTTGAGAGTCTTGATGGAG ATCTGCCAATAGCTAGAAGGAAATCACTGCAGAGGTTtttggagaaaagaaaagagag GTTGACTTCGGCTACCCCGTATGCTTGCACACCTAAGACGCGTTTTTGA